The sequence below is a genomic window from Ornithobacterium rhinotracheale.
TCAAGAAAATTTAAAAAATATATTTTCAAATTCAAAAACAATCATTATTTACAAATAAACTCACCTACCAATAAGAATACGATGCCCACGGCAATTGGGTAAATAAAACTACCTACACAAACGGAAAAATTACCAATATTATAGAACGAAAAATTGTTTACCATTAAACTTTAAATGATATGAAAAAACTTTTGAAATAAAAAAATATTTGTAAAAATCGTCAAATTCATTTAAAATCTTCTTTTACAATGGTTGCCATATTTCGCTCTGCCAAGGCCGTGATAAACACAAACGGATTCACACCTGCGCTGCCTGGAATGAGCGAGCTGTCTTGTACATATAAGTTTTTGTAGCCGTGCACACGCCCAAAATCGTCGGTGGCTTTGCCCAGCACACATCCGCCCAATGGGTGATAGCAGAAATCATCTCCAAAACCATTATTAAACAACAATCGCGAACGAGTTCCGCCGTTGTCTTCTTTCAATTTTTTGAGTAAAAGTTTTGCCGCTTTCACCGAATATTCATTTTGAGATTTTTTCCAATTCAGTTTTACCTTTTTGCTCGCTCTGTCAAAAAAGTAATTTCCACGCTCTCGGTTGTCCGAAATTGAAAGGAATAGGGTAGTCCAAGTTTCTAAGCCTAACGGCAGTGGCGCTATCTCAGCAAAAATCTTGTATTCAAAATCGCCGCTCCACATATCAATGCCTTTCACTGGAATAGTTGATTGGTTCACGCCCGTGCTATTTACAAAGTTTCGCCCTGTCATGATATTTCCGTTGGGTCCCCAATCTTGCCCAAGTTCTTCATTTAAATTTGGCAAGCCACCTAAATATTTAGATTTAAGCAAAACCTCAGAAGTTCCTGTGCTACCCGCGTTGAGGAATAATTTGTCGCAAGTATAAATTTCGAGTACATCTACATCGCCATTTTCTTTAATCACTTTCACCTCTAGTGTGTAAGTCCCATTTTCGTTGGCAATGATTTTGTCGAGCATTCGCATCGTTCTGAGCGAAACAAGTCCCGTTTCTTCCGCTTTTTTAAGATAAGTCTGATCTAGGCTGAATTTTCCAGCATTGTTTCCATAAATTACTTCGCCACCGAGCGCCGATTTATAAACTTCGCCTTTTGCTTCGCGTTGCATATAGTCAAAATCATAGGTATTGCTGAAAAATTGAGTTTTTAGTCCAGCCTTATGCGCTTGTTTTTCGGCAGAGCGAGAGAAATTGTAATACTCAGTAGTATTGTAGAATTCTTCTGGAATTCTTTGTACTTTTAATTCCTTGTTTGCTAGGGGGAAAAAGATGTCATACATTTCTTTAT
It includes:
- a CDS encoding GMC oxidoreductase; amino-acid sequence: MERRKFLTLSSLGTSALLTSQLFSACKVLDLLPHKTQKIGHFPNIIVGSGYGGAVCARRLTEKGHPVLILEMGKRWDRTPKHDTFCKMIQADKRSSWFANWPNAPITIPIPIKKYPGVLDKIKYDEMEVFAGRAYGGGSIVNGGISIPPRREYFKEIFPQIDDKEMYDIFFPLANKELKVQRIPEEFYNTTEYYNFSRSAEKQAHKAGLKTQFFSNTYDFDYMQREAKGEVYKSALGGEVIYGNNAGKFSLDQTYLKKAEETGLVSLRTMRMLDKIIANENGTYTLEVKVIKENGDVDVLEIYTCDKLFLNAGSTGTSEVLLKSKYLGGLPNLNEELGQDWGPNGNIMTGRNFVNSTGVNQSTIPVKGIDMWSGDFEYKIFAEIAPLPLGLETWTTLFLSISDNRERGNYFFDRASKKVKLNWKKSQNEYSVKAAKLLLKKLKEDNGGTRSRLLFNNGFGDDFCYHPLGGCVLGKATDDFGRVHGYKNLYVQDSSLIPGSAGVNPFVFITALAERNMATIVKEDFK